In Xyrauchen texanus isolate HMW12.3.18 chromosome 32, RBS_HiC_50CHRs, whole genome shotgun sequence, the following proteins share a genomic window:
- the LOC127626021 gene encoding zinc finger protein 62 homolog isoform X2, protein MMGLVSIHSFLIKRMMAAAEEIFDAVKDNVIEYQQEIERLKQENCYLRNTLAHTRSCSHAETHNDAQSNNADEVLQDPFGSELSEIRVKMEVATMVSHEPLDQASTITSVLSEGQEPTESLSHQPELLVKNEDSVGLDIQSSVAVKSDQCDQDSDSNPTVVLLGYINDGHVGLPIAEQDLHSRDEVSQKVPQSHQNAFACKICGKSFCSNGRLRTHMVVHQSERPFCCDFCGRCFKSKIHLKEHERLHKGDYRYSCPVCGKGFSRSNLVRWHLKTVHCDQS, encoded by the exons ATGATGGGATTGGTGTCCATTCATTCATTTCTGATAAAGCGCATGATGGCAGCCGCCGAAGAAATATTCGACGCTGTCAAAGACAATGTTATTGAGTATCAGCAGGAGATAGAGCGTCTGAAGCAAGAGAACTGTTACCTGAGGAACACACTGGCTCACACCAGGAGCTGCAGCCATGCAGAAACACACAATG ATGCTCAGAGCAACAATGCAGATGAAGTTTTGCAAGATCCATTTGGTTCAGAACTCTCAGAAATACGAGTGAAGATGGAGGTTGCCACCATGGTGTCTCATGAGCCTTTGGATCAAGCTTCAACCATCACCTCTGTCCTCTCAGAAGGTCAGGAACCCACTGAGTCCCTTTCACACCAGCCAGAGTTACTTGTGAAGAATGAAGATAGTGTTGGTTTAGATATACAATCATCAGTCGCAGTTAAATCAGATCAGTGTGATCAAGATAGTGATTCAAACCCAACTGTAGTTCTACTTGGCTATATCAATGATGGTCACGTTGGCCTTCCAATAGCTGAACAAGATCTGCACTCTCGTGATGAGGTGTCGCAAAAGGTGCCGCAAAGTCACCAGAACGCATTTGCGTGCAAGATTTGCGGCAAGTCTTTCTGCAGCAATGGACGCTTGCGGACACATATGGTAGTTCACCAGAGCGAGAGACCTTTCTGCTGTGATTTCTGTGGGAGGTGCTTTAAATCGAAGATCCATTTGAAAGAACATGAGAGACTCCATAAAGGTGATTATCGCTACAGCTGCCCAGTGTGTGGAAAGGGTTTTTCTCGGTCAAATCTTGTGAGATGGCACCTTAAGACTGTTCATTGTGATCagtcttaa
- the LOC127626021 gene encoding zinc finger protein 658B-like isoform X1, with product MMGLVSIHSFLIKRMMAAAEEIFDAVKDNVIEYQQEIERLKQENCYLRNTLAHTRSCSHAETHNDAQSNNADEVLQDPFGSELSEIRVKMEVATMVSHEPLDQASTITSVLSEGQEPTESLSHQPELLVKNEDSVGLDIQSSVAVKSDQCDQDSDSNPTVVLLGYINDGHVGLPIAEQDLHSRDEVSQKVPQSHQNAFACKICGKSFCSNGRLRTHMVVHQSERPFCCDFCGRCFKSKIHLKEHERLHKERRRVDQSSIEEPLDSQLSSMQITLKPDSINLDGNPQHSPSASSMTSKISLKGISVKTGADQGMNFMEKVTRECFATKAICSNISGSHTAPNKSVSDQVIIEDDGLSTYTIPDNEQTFEGISHLNLNQHHQDTEKYPVHCEICDKPFRHNQSLKIHMRVHQGVRNYHCRFCGRGFYKSCHLREHLRIHTGEKPYGCKTCGKSFVQWNQARAHIIKHHGGDMSLLSKKKA from the exons ATGATGGGATTGGTGTCCATTCATTCATTTCTGATAAAGCGCATGATGGCAGCCGCCGAAGAAATATTCGACGCTGTCAAAGACAATGTTATTGAGTATCAGCAGGAGATAGAGCGTCTGAAGCAAGAGAACTGTTACCTGAGGAACACACTGGCTCACACCAGGAGCTGCAGCCATGCAGAAACACACAATG ATGCTCAGAGCAACAATGCAGATGAAGTTTTGCAAGATCCATTTGGTTCAGAACTCTCAGAAATACGAGTGAAGATGGAGGTTGCCACCATGGTGTCTCATGAGCCTTTGGATCAAGCTTCAACCATCACCTCTGTCCTCTCAGAAGGTCAGGAACCCACTGAGTCCCTTTCACACCAGCCAGAGTTACTTGTGAAGAATGAAGATAGTGTTGGTTTAGATATACAATCATCAGTCGCAGTTAAATCAGATCAGTGTGATCAAGATAGTGATTCAAACCCAACTGTAGTTCTACTTGGCTATATCAATGATGGTCACGTTGGCCTTCCAATAGCTGAACAAGATCTGCACTCTCGTGATGAGGTGTCGCAAAAGGTGCCGCAAAGTCACCAGAACGCATTTGCGTGCAAGATTTGCGGCAAGTCTTTCTGCAGCAATGGACGCTTGCGGACACATATGGTAGTTCACCAGAGCGAGAGACCTTTCTGCTGTGATTTCTGTGGGAGGTGCTTTAAATCGAAGATCCATTTGAAAGAACATGAGAGACTCCATAAAG AAAGACGAAGAGTGGATCAGAGCTCCATTGAAGAACCACTGGACTCACAGCTTTCCAGTATGCAAATAACACTGAAGCCAGACAGCATAAACCTGGACGGAAACCCACAGCACTCACCAAGTGCTTCATCAATGACTTCTAAAATAAGTTTAAAAGGAATCTCAGTTAAGACTGGGGCTGATCAGGGCATGAACTTTATGGAAAAAGTTACAAGAGAATGTTTTGCGACAAAGGCCATCTGTTCTAATATCTCAGGGTCACATACTGCTCCAAATAAAAGTGTAAGTGACCAGGTGATAATTGAAGATGATGGACTAAGCACCTATACCATTCCTGATAATGAACAAACATTTGAGGGGATATCTCACCTGAATTTGAACCAACACCATCAGGACACTGAGAAATATCCTGTCCATTGCGAAATATGTGACAAGCCATTCAGACATAACCAGAGTCTAAAGATCCACATGCGTGTGCACCAAGGAGTCAGAAACTACCACTGTAGGTTTTGTGGTAGGGGATTCTATAAGAGCTGTCATCTCAGAGAGCATTTGAGGATTCACACTGGTGAAAAACCATATGGGTGCAAAACATGTGGGAAAAGCTTTGTTCAGTGGAATCAGGCAAGGGCACACATAATTAAACATCATGGAGGAGATATGTCACTATTATCAAAGAAAAAGGCCTAA
- the LOC127626021 gene encoding zinc finger protein 62 homolog isoform X3 — MMGLVSIHSFLIKRMMAAAEEIFDAVKDNVIEYQQEIERLKQENCYLRNTLAHTRSCSHAETHNDAQSNNADEVLQDPFGSELSEIRVKMEVATMVSHEPLDQASTITSVLSEGQEPTESLSHQPELLVKNEDSVGLDIQSSVAVKSDQCDQDSDSNPTVVLLGYINDGHVGLPIAEQDLHSRDEVSQKVPQSHQNAFACKICGKSFCSNGRLRTHMVVHQSERPFCCDFCGRCFKSKIHLKEHERLHKDEEWIRAPLKNHWTHSFPVCK, encoded by the exons ATGATGGGATTGGTGTCCATTCATTCATTTCTGATAAAGCGCATGATGGCAGCCGCCGAAGAAATATTCGACGCTGTCAAAGACAATGTTATTGAGTATCAGCAGGAGATAGAGCGTCTGAAGCAAGAGAACTGTTACCTGAGGAACACACTGGCTCACACCAGGAGCTGCAGCCATGCAGAAACACACAATG ATGCTCAGAGCAACAATGCAGATGAAGTTTTGCAAGATCCATTTGGTTCAGAACTCTCAGAAATACGAGTGAAGATGGAGGTTGCCACCATGGTGTCTCATGAGCCTTTGGATCAAGCTTCAACCATCACCTCTGTCCTCTCAGAAGGTCAGGAACCCACTGAGTCCCTTTCACACCAGCCAGAGTTACTTGTGAAGAATGAAGATAGTGTTGGTTTAGATATACAATCATCAGTCGCAGTTAAATCAGATCAGTGTGATCAAGATAGTGATTCAAACCCAACTGTAGTTCTACTTGGCTATATCAATGATGGTCACGTTGGCCTTCCAATAGCTGAACAAGATCTGCACTCTCGTGATGAGGTGTCGCAAAAGGTGCCGCAAAGTCACCAGAACGCATTTGCGTGCAAGATTTGCGGCAAGTCTTTCTGCAGCAATGGACGCTTGCGGACACATATGGTAGTTCACCAGAGCGAGAGACCTTTCTGCTGTGATTTCTGTGGGAGGTGCTTTAAATCGAAGATCCATTTGAAAGAACATGAGAGACTCCATAAAG ACGAAGAGTGGATCAGAGCTCCATTGAAGAACCACTGGACTCACAGCTTTCCAGTATGCAAATAA